From the Stieleria sp. JC731 genome, the window ATTATCTTTCCCGTCCAAGTTGTCATTGGTCGGTCGTGTTAGTCGTGTGTAGCAGTCAATATTGAGACCCGAAATAGCCAAGCCCATAGGCTGCCGCTCCAATTTCAGGTGCAGAACAGGTCCTGTGAATGTCTGAAGCCCCACCCATCGAGCCCCCCTCCCCAGAAGACAGGTCTGCAGGCGGCGTCCCAAGTGCAGCAAATTCCTCTGCAAATGTTGCCGCAGTTGCGGATCTTGCAAAGCGACTGATCGGGAACGTCGAGCACGCGATTGTTGGCAAACGAAAGCAGTTGGTTCTTTCGCTGGTAGCGTGGCTCAGCGGAGGACACCTGTTACTGGAAGACGTTCCGGGGGTTGCTAAAACCATGTTGGCTCGGGCGCTGGCGAAGAGTGTTGGCTGCACGTTTAAGCGTGTTCAATGCACACCGGATTTGCTGCCCAGTGACGTGACTGGCACTTCGATTTTTAATCAGAAGTCCTCCGAGTTTGAATTCCGTCCGGGGCCTGTCTTCACGCAGATACTTCTCGCCGACGAAATCAATCGCGCGACACCGCGAACCCAAGCTTCGCTGTTGGAAGCGATGGCAGAGTCTCGTGTCACGGTGGATGGGACAACGCACGATTTAGACGCTCCTTTTCTTGTCATTGCGACGCAAAACCCGGTCGATCACGAAGGAACGTTCCCGTTACCAGAAGCCCAACTCGACCGATTTTTGATGCGTTTCAGTCTTGGGTACCCATCGATGGAAGAAGAGTTGCGTATGCTGGATTTGCTTCAGCACACGCATCCGGTTGATAAGTTGCAGGCCGTCGCGACGGCTCAGGAATTGATCTTGGCGCAACAGGAAATCCGCAAGGTTCATGTTGATCCCCGAGTCCGGCAGTACTTTTTGCAGATCATTTCTCAGACGCGGCAACATCCGGATCTAGCTCTTGGCGGAAGCCCCCGAGCGTCGATCGCGTTATTCCGTTGCGGACAGGCGATGGCAGCGATTCGCGGGAAAGCGTTTGTCAGTCCGGACGATATTAAGCGGGTGTTGGGGCCCGTGATGAACCACCGATTGATCATGCAACCCGAAAGTCGGCTTCGTAAATTGACGACCGAAAGCGTGCTCCAAGAGATCGTGAGCGAAATCGCCGTTCCAACGATTCAGGCCTGAGAGAGTTTAGAAGGAAGCGTCACAGGGACTGTGATGGGGACGATTGGTGCGTCCCCAAAGTACCCGTCACGCTCCGTCGTGACGCACCTGTGTCCCACCCCAACAAACCAACGCCCGGCATCACGGGGACCGTGATGGGTACGATTGGTGCGTCCCAAAAGTACCCGTCACGCTCCGTCGTGACGCACCGGTGTCCCACCCCAACGAACCAACGCCCGGCATCACGGGGAACGTGATGG encodes:
- a CDS encoding AAA family ATPase is translated as MSEAPPIEPPSPEDRSAGGVPSAANSSANVAAVADLAKRLIGNVEHAIVGKRKQLVLSLVAWLSGGHLLLEDVPGVAKTMLARALAKSVGCTFKRVQCTPDLLPSDVTGTSIFNQKSSEFEFRPGPVFTQILLADEINRATPRTQASLLEAMAESRVTVDGTTHDLDAPFLVIATQNPVDHEGTFPLPEAQLDRFLMRFSLGYPSMEEELRMLDLLQHTHPVDKLQAVATAQELILAQQEIRKVHVDPRVRQYFLQIISQTRQHPDLALGGSPRASIALFRCGQAMAAIRGKAFVSPDDIKRVLGPVMNHRLIMQPESRLRKLTTESVLQEIVSEIAVPTIQA